tttgaataatttgaacaatatgaacaatatgaacaatatgaacaatatgaacaatatgaacaatatgaacaatatgaaCAACGAAAAGACAAACGAACATACTTCATTTATGAATAACATGTCAAAAACATATGTTGAAGAATTAATGaaagatattaaaaatatagatgAAAATTTTAGTGAAACTAACTGTAGtgattttttatatattgtaaaaaatattttaaaaatgaaaaatacCAGTGATATTGAATGTGTTAAGAATAGATTtgagaaaataaaaaatgtattaaaCATAGGAAAAAGTATATTCGACAAAAAAGATATCCTTCACGATATGAATGATCATAAAAAGAAAGCACATGAACATATAGATGATATGTATacaaaattaaataatatggaaCCAATTGttatttctattatatataaacaaaatttttggtataataatatattaaataaatctGAATATGATAGTATTAATTCTATACTAAATCTAAATATTGATGTATCtaatgaaaaaatagaaGAAGTATATACAgaagtattattattattaagtGAAGAAATGACACAAAATAAAGATTTACATTTTGCTAAAGAAAAGTTAGAAAGATTAAAAACAAGTTATGATGCAGAAATTCAGCGTAAACTACAACAAGAAATGGAATTAACCAAAAAGTTAGATGATAAAAGAAAAGCTGTTCAATTTATTATTGATAgatataatgaatatacaTGGTTTGATAAAAATTCCCCTAAAAAacattcattttatatattaggTATAAAtccaaaaaatattacagAAGAACAATTAAAATCATTTGGTAAGAGattaaaacatattttacATCCTGATAAAGAACCAGATACTGAATGGAAGAAAAAAGCAGAATCTGCTTTTAAAGAAGCTTCTTTAGCTATCTTAGGTTGTCAACAAGaatttaaaacaaaaatcttaaaaaatttagaGCCTGGACCAATAGCTCCATATTTAACACTAATAGGTATTGAGAACACAACAAATGAATCTAATGAAAaggataatattaataaaaataaatcatcTAATTTAaatgacaataataataataataataataataatttaaatggTACAACAGGATTACATCCTTATTATCCAACACAAGTATATTATCCCAAATGTGAATTGAAATGTGTAGACCAAAAAATTGGTACCGTACTAATTGATATTAAATGTCCTGTACAATTAGGtgttattaaaaaagttatattatatgtacataGACCAATATATGGTAATGAACCAATGAATTTAATACCAGATGATACATATCTatcttataaaaaagaacatAATGTTAATGTTAAGAATTTAAATCAATCTATTGAAGTTCGAGTTGATTATGTTCAACCATTAGAAATTGCGTCTTctacaaaatattatataggTATACAATTAATAGCTGAAAGGGGAAATACAATGATAAACTGGAattctataaatataaccTTACATAAATttagtaataaaaatataataaaaaaattgttaacatcttttaaaaatgcAACCTTTATAAACCAAGCacaattaaataatattttagtaaatgataataaggACGAAATGACCAAATTTTTGAATGAGTGTATAGCAGCAGCGAAGTTATGGGCACAAACGGTTTAGAACGCTATtcacataaataaataaataaataaatatatatatatatatatatatatatataaatacatcGATGAATGgatgaatattttatataccTTATAGTATTATTGTATCgaatattatcatttatatagaacataaattaatactaaaataaaattgataatcttttattatgttttcctttttattttattttattttttttattttattatatcaacCCAAtgtatcatttttaaaaataaacctaatattttatatattactaaaaagatacacatataaattttatgataataaatttaatgtttaaaaattataactattatacagaaatataacatttataaagtattataactaaaaacatatatatatatttcatttgtGTGCCATTTGGAAACACAGCAAATgaattcatttatttacCATATGTAACAACAAGATactttcatttttcttataattatttttatattattttttttttaatttaaaacaaaattaaagGAAACAGTTTATGTATTCGAATATTTAtcttattttaaaaaaaaaaaaaaaaaaaa
Above is a genomic segment from Plasmodium reichenowi strain SY57 chromosome 9, whole genome shotgun sequence containing:
- a CDS encoding hypothetical protein (conserved Plasmodium protein, unknown function), whose product is MVINSEEVNTMNETELKRIYYENFIEELNDEELMYKKTVEDLFYIYKSFGFIYSIIKKANLLLSKENVDTFLKSLVSFIDELFLYNPSLFNNELNNGLNVPYVNKDNIFPNKKRKYPDDTGSNDINNMNDMNDINNVNDLNNVNNLNNLNNLNNMNNMNNMNNMNNMNNMNNMNNEKTNEHTSFMNNMSKTYVEELMKDIKNIDENFSETNCSDFLYIVKNILKMKNTSDIECVKNRFEKIKNVLNIGKSIFDKKDILHDMNDHKKKAHEHIDDMYTKLNNMEPIVISIIYKQNFWYNNILNKSEYDSINSILNLNIDVSNEKIEEVYTEVLLLLSEEMTQNKDLHFAKEKLERLKTSYDAEIQRKLQQEMELTKKLDDKRKAVQFIIDRYNEYTWFDKNSPKKHSFYILGINPKNITEEQLKSFGKRLKHILHPDKEPDTEWKKKAESAFKEASLAILGCQQEFKTKILKNLEPGPIAPYLTLIGIENTTNESNEKDNINKNKSSNLNDNNNNNNNNNLNGTTGLHPYYPTQVYYPKCELKCVDQKIGTVLIDIKCPVQLGVIKKVILYVHRPIYGNEPMNLIPDDTYLSYKKEHNVNVKNLNQSIEVRVDYVQPLEIASSTKYYIGIQLIAERGNTMINWNSINITLHKFSNKNIIKKLLTSFKNATFINQAQLNNILVNDNKDEMTKFLNECIAAAKLWAQTV